The sequence ATACATTACGGGCAGCCGGCACAGGTTTTGGCAGCAGATCCGGAAGAACCGGAAAAAGAAGCGGTTGAAGGCGAAAACACCGAGGAAGGAGATGCCCCCTGCCCGGAATGCCCCGAGTGTCCCGAATGTCCCGACCCAGCCAAAGTTGTTCTCCAGGGCCTTGCAGAGAGAAAAAAAGCCGTGGACGAGGCCAGTGAACAACTTGCCAAGGAAAAAAAGGAACTGGAAACCTATGAAGCTCAAATTGATGAAAAAATAGAGTCTCTGACAGCCCTTAAAAAACAGATTGAAGCAGATATGGCCCGGCTTGAAACAAAAAAAACCGCCGCAGAACAAAAAGAAGCGGCTACATTCGAGGCAAAAATGAATCGCCTGGTAAAAATGTATGCCAGTATGAAACCCAAAGCGGCTGCAGAGATTGTTAATAAAATGGAACTTTCTGTTGCATATGAAATATTTTTAAGAATGCGAGAGGTTTCCGCCTCCCAGATCCTGGCGTTTGTGGAGTCAGAAAAGGCCGCTAAAATCAGTGAACGCCTTGCCTTTAGAAAACGCTGATCAATATCGATTTTTATTTAATCATATGACATGTGCCAAACGTCCCAAAGAGGGGTTTTAAAATATTTCTTGATCTTTGCTATCGGTTCTCGTAGTCTGAAAATATACCTTTGGGGTCTATTCGATAATATCTTGTAAACATAATTTTTGTGCGGGATCACCCTTATTGGGCAACAGAATCAAAATCTGTAATTTCAACTGATCAGTAGACGTTCCGGAAAAATCATTCTGCTTAAGGTTTAACAATTTATTTATGCAGTAAAATTTAAAAACCACGAAAGGAAGATTATCATGGCAATTAAAGTTTTCATTAAACGTATCTGTGAAGATGCCGGCAAAGAAAAAGAGCTGATCACGCTTGTACGAAAAATCAGAACGATTGTTCCTCTTCAACCAGGCTATCTTTCAAGCAGATATGTAAAAAAGATAGACCCTCCAAAAGACATTGTTGCTATCAGCACCTGGGAATCTTTGGAGGATTGGCAGAAATGGTACCAAAGTGAAGAAAGAAGTGAGGTGCAATCCCAAATTGATGCAATTCCAGGTGTTAAAACAGTATATGAAATCTATGAGGATGCAAAAACAGAATAAAAATACTAAGGTATTCTCAAGAGAAGACCGGAAACGAATCAGGAAGGCTTGGGCTGCGCTAAAGCGCAAGGTAGACGTCATCTTCGCAGGGGCTAAAAAAACAAGGAGTCCATCGTACTTGTTCCTGTAACTATGGACTCCTAAAAAAGGCAGAACTGAATCAAGGCAATTTAAACCGCTCTCCAGGTGTTGGGACAAAAGCATTATATCCGTTCTCATTAAGACGCCGGGCAAATGCTGCGCTCTGATCCGCTTCACCGTGGACAACGGCAATATCTTTCACCCGAAGATTTGACTCTGATACCACCCGCATCAGTTCATGGCGGTCCGCATGGGCGGAGAACCCCCCGATTTTTTCCACATGGGCTTTCAAGGGATAGGATTTCCCCAAAATTTTAACTTCCGGCGCCTTGTCTGCAGCCTGATTTTCCTGCAACCCAAGTTCTTCAATACGCCGCCCCAAGGTGTGTTGGGCCATATACCCCACAGTAAGAATGGTATGTTTAGGATTATGGATTTTATAACGCAGGTGATGAAGAATCCGGCCCGCCTCACACATGCCTGACGCCGAGATCACAATATGCGGGGTCTCGTCCTGGGTGACGCGCATGGATTCCTCCACCGACTCAACAAACTTGATGTCTTTAAAATAAAAGGGGTTAATGCCCTTTTCCAAAAATATTTTATGGGTTTCCTTATCATAGGTTTCCGGATGTTCTCCAAAGACCTTTGTGATATTTGATGCCAGAGGACTGTCCACATAAACAGGCACTTTGGGAACGGCACCGGATTCATACAACTGGTGAAGAATGTAAATCAACTCCTGGGTTCTGCCAAAGGCAAAAGAAGGAATCAAAAGAGAGCCGCCCCGTTCAACTGTCCGGATCAGGGTATCTTTCAGGCTGCCGGAAAGATCGGCCACCGGCGCATGCTCACGGTCCCCGTAAGTACTCTCGATAATCATCAGATCAATGTCCCGATCCTCCTCATCAAATTCCAGGGTGGGATCCTTTAGGATTGGTTTTTCAAATCGACCAATATCACCGGTAAAAAGAATTTTAAGGGGTTTGCCGCCGTTTTCGGGTGTCACTGTAATCACCGAAAAGGCGGAGCCGAGAATATGACCGGCCACGTAAAATTTCACCGTGATTCCCCTGCCGATGGTCACTTGTGAACCAAATGGGTATCCGTCAATAAAAGAGAGGGATTCCAGTGCTTCCTCCTGGGTATACAGTGGTGTCACCATGTCAAGGCCATACTCCTTTTGAAGTGCGGCAATGGCATCCACATCCAGTTCGTGGGGGCCTTTTTTCAGCAGCTTTTTAATCCTGGATTTTTCCTTGTTTGCAATCTGCTGTTTGGTTTTAGACTGTTCTGCCTGGTACAAAAACGTGCGCAGGGCTTTATAGTTCAGGTACAGGGCATCAGATTCCTGGATATGTCCTGAGTCCAGAAGCATGTAGTCCAGGGCATCTTTGGTGGGGCGGGTGGTGACAATCCGACCGGAAAAGCCTTCTTTTGTCAGCAAAGGAATCCGGCCGGAATGATCAATATGGGCATGGGAAAGAATCATGGTCGTAATGTCAGACCGGTTTATGGGGAAATTCTCATTTTTTTCCCGGCTCTCCTTTCTTCTGCCCTGGAACATGCCGCAATCCAGTAAAATTTTATCAGCGCCTGTATCCAGCACATGCATGGATCCGGTCACCTCTCCTGCTGCTCCGAAAAATCCAACTTCAACCATAGGTGAGTCCTTTTTTAAAACATCAGTTAAATAATTTTTTTAACAATGCCGTCGTCTGCTTTGCCGGATTTTCCCGGATCGCCTTTTCCTCTTTTGCCAAATAATAAAAGATGCCGTTCAGGGCTTCTTCAACAGCATAATTTGTTAAATTGCCCTTTACGTCGGGAACCAGAGGCATGGATTTATACTGCGCCATCATCTGGTCATAGGATTTCACAACCCCGACTTCTTCCAGGGTCTTTTCCACCACCGGGGTGAAGGCCTCGGTGAGATCGTCGGACGTTTTTTTCTTGAAATACTGGGTCGCCGCATCATCAGCACCATTAAGAATACTTGTGGCGTCGTCAAAGGACATCTGGGAGATAGCATCCATAAACAAGGCTTTGGCTTTGGGTGTAGCTGCTTCGGCAGCCCGGTTCAACTTCAATTCCAAATCATCGGTATAAGACCCGAACCCGGCCTTATCCATCAAAAACTGCGCCTTGGAAAGATAGGATGGCAAAGGGATATGAATGCTGGAATCGGAATTAAATCCGTTTTCAGCCCCCAACTGACCGATAACGGTGCCGGCACCTGTTTCCAACGCCTCTTTAAGGCCGGAAATAATTTCGCTGTTGCTCAAACTTCCAGAGCCGGAACCGCCGCTGTTACTACCTTCACTGCTGCCGCTTTTGTTCAGGGTATTAAGTAATGAAGCGCCCTGGTCCAGCAGGGAATTTCCCGCGAGAACATACGCAGCACCTCCCAAAATAAAGGTAAAAACGAAAGCTACCGCGGCAACGCTGATTCTTTTTTTACACATATTTAACACGTCTCCTATAGTTAATTTAAGAACCCTTTTATCAATCCCCTGGCAGTATCCTTAATATCCTGTTTCTCACCAGAGTCCGATTTTTCACCTTTAAGAAGTTGTTTAAGCTCATCGGTGCCGGGCAACTTATTTTTTAATATAGCTTCAAGGTCCGGTCGCACCTTTGGTTTTTCCCAAGTCCCTGTTACATCGAGAGGAATCAATAGTCCCGAACGATCCTTTGTATCCCCCTGCCCCTTAATTGTGGCCACCAATTTCGGTTCAATCCTGAAATCAAGATTTTCTTTTACCAGACTGGTCTGTCCGTTTACAGCAAGCCTTAACAAAGGAGAGACAAGGGAGGCCTGCGAAATTTTTACAAGGCCCTCGGATGCGGTATATGGGACCTTAAGTTCAGCAAAATCAGTTTTAGGCTTTTCCGTTGTGGCCTCGCCCAGACCAATACCGGCCTTGGCGTTACGAATGGTTCCGGCAATATCAATCCCCACGATGGCACCATCCATAAATTTAAGCTCTCCTTTGCCGCCCAGGCTTTGTTTAATCATATCCGGGGTGTCACCAGTCATGGAAAGAGAAATATTCGAGGTCAAGGCCCCTTCAATGATATCTTTGTTGATACTGTCCTGAATGACAGGACCAGCCTGAACATTGCTGGTTGTAAGGGAAAGGTTTGTTGCCGGGTATTTTTTACGCACATCGATCCTGGCCTTTGCCCCAGCTTTTCCTTTATACAGATCCAGGGTAAACGGCTCCAGGGTAAATATTCCATTTTTACCAGTCAGAGCGCCTGTAACATTGGTCATGCTTAATCCCGAGACCTTAAGACTGCCGATATTCACCTTTGCATCCAGTACCAGTTTGCGCAAAGGCGTATAATCATAAGCTCCGGTTTTTTTGCCGTTTTGACCGGTACTTACGGCCGGGGCCCCATCCTTGGCCGGTGCAGCCTGCCCCGAATCGTTCTTAGTAGCCGAAGGCAGATACCGGCCCACATCAATTTTATCCAGGGTCAGGGCAAATTTGAGGTCCGGTTTGTCAAATGCCTGGGCTTTGGCACTGAAATTCATGGTAGAGTCATCCAGCACCAGGGTTCCGTCTGAAACGGTCACAGCCTGGGTTGACCCTTTGACAACAGCTTTCAGGGAAAGCTTATCCAGGACTGAGGCATCACTGGGTTCAATGGGAAACGGGAGGCCCAGGACGTCAAACAGTTTTTTAGGCGAAAACGGAGCCAGATCAACGGTAAGATCAACAGTCTGTTCGGTCAGGGGTTTAATCAACCGACCTTTAAGGGAAAGAGCCAGTTGATCCAGTGCCTTGACCATCAAGTTAAAATCAATATCCGTGCTACCGGGATTTTGTCCAAGAGGTCCGGCAGTTCCGGTTAAAGAGACGGGCTTGCCGTCCACTTTGGCATCGAATGTAATGGCAATGGCCTTATCGAGGCTGACGCCGGACAGTTCTAAATTAAGATCTGAAATCTTTTTGGAAAGGTCGCCGCCCTCGTCCACATAGGAAACTGCCCCGTTGATGACGGCAAACCGGTCAACGAGAAGCGACTCAATGGGAAGGGCGGCACTATCTGTTTGTGATTTTGTACCGGTATCCTGCGGGGGGGAATTGGATTGAGCCTTAGTGCCTTTATCCGAATCGCCGGTTGCTGGAGAGCCGATATGTTCCCAGTTCCCCTGCCCTGCTTTATTTTTAACCAGCGCAATACTGGGTGACGCCACAATGAATTTTTCTACTTGGATATGTTTGGACAAAAGGGGTAGAACTTTTACCCTGACTTCAAAGCTTTTCACCGAGATCATGGGCCCTTTTTCAAAGTCTTCAGGATTGCCCAGGGTTAAATCAGACAGCCGGATTCCGGCCCAGGGAAATAGGGAGAGTTTGATATCATCCCCCATTGAAAAACTGCGCCCGGTCTGCCGTGTCACAATGGTTTCAATGTCCGGCAGATATTTTTTGACATCCACAAACATGGGGACCAATACAGCAGCCCCGATAATCAGCCCGGCAAAAATGACTATGGTTATAATGACCCACTTTAAGAATCTGACCATACCAACCCTCCTTGAGGTGTTAAGGAACGGCTCTTATTTGGATAAATAGAAAAGCCCATCCGGAAATAATTTCTCAGCCGGTTTCCGAATGGGCGCTCATTTTTTTATTGAGTCCCTTGGCGTTTAGCTATTAGGACAATGCGGCCAGCGCAGATTCATAATCCGGCTCTTGTTTGATTTCCGGTACAAGTTCGGTATAAACAACCTCGCCGGATGCATTGAGAATAACAACAGCCCGGGCAGTAAGACCCGCCAGAGGGCCGTCCTGCATGGCCACACCATAGTCAAGGGCGAACTGGGGACTGCGGAAGGCAGAAGCAGTCACAACATTCTCGATGCCTTCTGCAACGCAGAACCGTTTGTGGGCAAAGGGCAGATCCCCTGAGATACAGATTACAACGGTATTTTCTTTGGTACCTGCTGTTTCATTGAATTTACGAATAGCTGTGGCACAAACCGGGGTGTCGAGGCTTGGAAAAATGTTGAGTACCACCTGTTTACCGGCATACGCAGACAGTTTGACGTCTGACAGATCCTGGCCTACAAGGGTAAAATCCTTTACTTTGTCACCTGTCTTAGGAAAATCACCAGCCAAAGTGACCGCGTTGCCGCCAAGCGTAATAGATCCCATGAAAGTTCTCCTTTTTTGTTTTCATACGTTTCGTTTGAATCTTCGTTTGTCGGTTTGGAAAAATTATTCACTATAATATCTTCCATGCCTATATCTTGTAAAGAGTAATGGCTATATCTGATATTTCAAGTTTTCCGAAGCCCTAAAAAAGCTGTGATCGCCAAATACCAGAAAACCTTCCCGGCATTCCCATGAACCAAGAACAGGTATTAAGCGGCTGATATTAAGCATTTCAATTTATTGATAGTGACTCTGAGTTTCAATCCACCCCGTTATTCGTGAGCTTGATGCTGTATGAATCAATCTTTCTCCAAGGCACCAAAACAAATCTCAGGGCTCAGGGGCCTCTGCATCAAAGTCAGGAAATAAGCTTCCAGCAGCCTTGTCTTTTTTACTGGATGAGCCCGGCACAGCCGTGGTGTCTGGCGGGACAGTGACGGCATTTATGGTTTCCCGGGGCGGCATGTCGTAATTAACAACGAAATCTTGATCAGTCTGTTGTTCAACAGATACAGGGATATTGAATACAAGTTCTTTTTCCTGGCGCGTTATTACGGGGAACCCATAATAGGAATTTTCATATTTGATGGGTTTTCCGTCATCCAGACGCACCTGAACAAATTCTTTATGAAAATCTATGCGGTGCTGGATGGCAGAAGAAAACTGGCTGATGGAATCCTTGCATTTATCGTAGAAATTTTCCAGTAGCGTTGGGTCTATTTCATATCCTGCACTATTGCGCCCGGCAGCCATGGCCGCAAGTGTTGTGGTGCCCGTACCCATAAACGGATCCAGAACAAGATCTTCTTTCACGGAATACATGTTGATCAAGCGATAGGCCAGTTCAAAGGGGAAAGCGCCGCTGCGGTTACGGTTCTTTTTCTTTCCCATGGCCTGGCGGGTGCCTTTAAGATCCATCCAGACGTCTGAAAACCATTGGTTGCGCTCTTCCCAGAACAAGGCGCTTTGCCGACGGTTCTCCTTGGCCGAAGCAGATGTAAATTCGCGCTTCCCCCCTTTTCTCAAAATAAGGATGTATTCATGTTCTAACGTGACATAGGCCCCGGCCGGCAACATGCCCGACCCCATGAATTTGTTGGGTGCATTGGTCTGCTTGCGCCATAAAATGCATGGCAAGGCCGTAAATCCTAATGCCTGGGTAGCAGCCAATATCCTGGCGTGGTTGGGATAAAGGGCAAAACGTTCCCTGATGGTGCGTGTGGCATCGCCGATATTGATACAGGCAAACCCGCCGGGAGAAAGCACCCTGAACACCTCTTTCCAGATCCGGTCCAGAACCTGGTGCATGAGTTCAAAGGCCAGTGGGCCGTCCTGTTTTTTAAGGGCCTTTTCAATTTTAGAATCCTGGCGGCTAAAGATTTCATCCCACATGTCAATCATGGGATATGGCGGTGATGTCACCACAAGATTGACGCTGCGGTCAGCTAATTTTTTCATCTTTGCGGCATTGCCGATATAGTGGGTGTGAATCGTTTTCATAGTTTTACAATCAAGAAGCAAAAAAAAGTGAAGGGATGAGTATTTTCAAGCCAAGTCCGATTAATATAATGCCGCCCACAACCTCCATTTTACTGCCAAAGGCAGAGCCAACCCGTTTGCCGATATATATGGCGGCCACGGACATGGCACAGGTAATAATGCCGATCAAGGCAGATGGATACCAGATATTGACATCCATCACGGCCAGTCCCAGGCCGATGGCCAGGGCATCGATGCTTGTGGCAACACTGAGCATGACCATGGTCAGGCCCTTGGAAGGATCCCTGTGAAGGCACTCTTCGGTGTGTGTTAAGCCTTCGCGAACCATGCGCCCGCCCACAAAGGCCAGCAGGCCAAAGGCGATCCAGTGGTCCACGGCACGGACATATGCGACAAATCCAGTCCCGAGAAACCAACCGACCACCGGCATCATGAACTGAAACAAACCAAAGTGAAACGCCAGACGGAACACTGCCCGCGGGTCTTGTGCATGCCCGCAGGCCGCAGCAGCCATGGACACCGCCGAGGCATCCATGGCCAGTCCGATGGAAATGACAACAATATCGAACAAATGCATTGTATGTTTATTATCCGTTGGCGGCAGCAAAGACTGCCGTCATTTTAAGCCATTAAAATATTTTGCTTACCGCAGCCATCTCCACCACCGGCAAAGGCCCTAACGGATCGCCAGGCAATTGATTGAGAATTTTCTGCGGCATGGACCGGTACAGCAGGCGCGCGGTCAGCGTGTACCCACTTTGGGGGACAGGATCTAATCCAAATAAATGGGATACGCTTTCGCCTACAGGAATCCGGGTGTCAGATAAAATTTCCTTGGCTTTGGCAATGTTGGCCACAGGATTGCCGTTGCCGTCCCCAAAAATGGTATTAAATATCACCGTATCTTCCGGCAGTTCATTGTTTTCATCAGGAACGCCGGTCTGGTATACGATGCTTCCATCGCTGTCCGCCAATGTCACTTCAATCCATACCTGGCGCATATCCGTCAATCCCGTGGGCAGGCTGTGTCCGGCGCCCGTATTGGCGACAACTACCCGGACGGCGTTATCTTTTTCCACCTCTAGATAAAGTTGGGCCGCATGCTTTAGACGCGCCACAGCCATATCGGATTTCTCCTGGTCGGAAAACATTTGGGGCAAGCCGGAATTGGCACCCACAAAATAGTGGGTAAAAATATGGGAACGCTGCTTTGCGTCCGGTGTGGCACTGCCCGGATTTTCAGGCCTCGGTGTGGAGGCGGTGGCAGGTACGCCCGGCCGCTGGTACATATGGCACCCCTGGCAGGAGATATGTTTTTCAGGGTCAGGGCTGTTGTACGGGCCCTTTTCCCATTCCGTGTATGTGGTTTCAAGGTCGGTGCCGAAAGCCACATGTTTAACATTATGGCAGGTACCGCAAATTTTTGAATCGGTATGCAGTTTTGAATACGCGGCATCGTGGAACTCAGGTTCCGTAT is a genomic window of uncultured Desulfobacter sp. containing:
- a CDS encoding antibiotic biosynthesis monooxygenase family protein codes for the protein MAIKVFIKRICEDAGKEKELITLVRKIRTIVPLQPGYLSSRYVKKIDPPKDIVAISTWESLEDWQKWYQSEERSEVQSQIDAIPGVKTVYEIYEDAKTE
- a CDS encoding MBL fold metallo-hydrolase, whose product is MVEVGFFGAAGEVTGSMHVLDTGADKILLDCGMFQGRRKESREKNENFPINRSDITTMILSHAHIDHSGRIPLLTKEGFSGRIVTTRPTKDALDYMLLDSGHIQESDALYLNYKALRTFLYQAEQSKTKQQIANKEKSRIKKLLKKGPHELDVDAIAALQKEYGLDMVTPLYTQEEALESLSFIDGYPFGSQVTIGRGITVKFYVAGHILGSAFSVITVTPENGGKPLKILFTGDIGRFEKPILKDPTLEFDEEDRDIDLMIIESTYGDREHAPVADLSGSLKDTLIRTVERGGSLLIPSFAFGRTQELIYILHQLYESGAVPKVPVYVDSPLASNITKVFGEHPETYDKETHKIFLEKGINPFYFKDIKFVESVEESMRVTQDETPHIVISASGMCEAGRILHHLRYKIHNPKHTILTVGYMAQHTLGRRIEELGLQENQAADKAPEVKILGKSYPLKAHVEKIGGFSAHADRHELMRVVSESNLRVKDIAVVHGEADQSAAFARRLNENGYNAFVPTPGERFKLP
- a CDS encoding DUF4197 domain-containing protein, with translation MCKKRISVAAVAFVFTFILGGAAYVLAGNSLLDQGASLLNTLNKSGSSEGSNSGGSGSGSLSNSEIISGLKEALETGAGTVIGQLGAENGFNSDSSIHIPLPSYLSKAQFLMDKAGFGSYTDDLELKLNRAAEAATPKAKALFMDAISQMSFDDATSILNGADDAATQYFKKKTSDDLTEAFTPVVEKTLEEVGVVKSYDQMMAQYKSMPLVPDVKGNLTNYAVEEALNGIFYYLAKEEKAIRENPAKQTTALLKKLFN
- a CDS encoding AsmA family protein; translated protein: MVRFLKWVIITIVIFAGLIIGAAVLVPMFVDVKKYLPDIETIVTRQTGRSFSMGDDIKLSLFPWAGIRLSDLTLGNPEDFEKGPMISVKSFEVRVKVLPLLSKHIQVEKFIVASPSIALVKNKAGQGNWEHIGSPATGDSDKGTKAQSNSPPQDTGTKSQTDSAALPIESLLVDRFAVINGAVSYVDEGGDLSKKISDLNLELSGVSLDKAIAITFDAKVDGKPVSLTGTAGPLGQNPGSTDIDFNLMVKALDQLALSLKGRLIKPLTEQTVDLTVDLAPFSPKKLFDVLGLPFPIEPSDASVLDKLSLKAVVKGSTQAVTVSDGTLVLDDSTMNFSAKAQAFDKPDLKFALTLDKIDVGRYLPSATKNDSGQAAPAKDGAPAVSTGQNGKKTGAYDYTPLRKLVLDAKVNIGSLKVSGLSMTNVTGALTGKNGIFTLEPFTLDLYKGKAGAKARIDVRKKYPATNLSLTTSNVQAGPVIQDSINKDIIEGALTSNISLSMTGDTPDMIKQSLGGKGELKFMDGAIVGIDIAGTIRNAKAGIGLGEATTEKPKTDFAELKVPYTASEGLVKISQASLVSPLLRLAVNGQTSLVKENLDFRIEPKLVATIKGQGDTKDRSGLLIPLDVTGTWEKPKVRPDLEAILKNKLPGTDELKQLLKGEKSDSGEKQDIKDTARGLIKGFLN
- the tpx gene encoding thiol peroxidase; the encoded protein is MGSITLGGNAVTLAGDFPKTGDKVKDFTLVGQDLSDVKLSAYAGKQVVLNIFPSLDTPVCATAIRKFNETAGTKENTVVICISGDLPFAHKRFCVAEGIENVVTASAFRSPQFALDYGVAMQDGPLAGLTARAVVILNASGEVVYTELVPEIKQEPDYESALAALS
- a CDS encoding site-specific DNA-methyltransferase; its protein translation is MKTIHTHYIGNAAKMKKLADRSVNLVVTSPPYPMIDMWDEIFSRQDSKIEKALKKQDGPLAFELMHQVLDRIWKEVFRVLSPGGFACINIGDATRTIRERFALYPNHARILAATQALGFTALPCILWRKQTNAPNKFMGSGMLPAGAYVTLEHEYILILRKGGKREFTSASAKENRRQSALFWEERNQWFSDVWMDLKGTRQAMGKKKNRNRSGAFPFELAYRLINMYSVKEDLVLDPFMGTGTTTLAAMAAGRNSAGYEIDPTLLENFYDKCKDSISQFSSAIQHRIDFHKEFVQVRLDDGKPIKYENSYYGFPVITRQEKELVFNIPVSVEQQTDQDFVVNYDMPPRETINAVTVPPDTTAVPGSSSKKDKAAGSLFPDFDAEAPEP
- a CDS encoding manganese efflux pump MntP family protein; translated protein: MHLFDIVVISIGLAMDASAVSMAAAACGHAQDPRAVFRLAFHFGLFQFMMPVVGWFLGTGFVAYVRAVDHWIAFGLLAFVGGRMVREGLTHTEECLHRDPSKGLTMVMLSVATSIDALAIGLGLAVMDVNIWYPSALIGIITCAMSVAAIYIGKRVGSAFGSKMEVVGGIILIGLGLKILIPSLFFAS
- a CDS encoding multiheme c-type cytochrome; this translates as MSKAKVRIQAAATVCGLVCLCLVLVWIFRGETPPVDTHSKELTFNLDQFIDPETCGGCHDEIMAQWQDSMHHLSHQDPVYTRVAKFYLEGLTEAGHIEEAESCVKCHTPVGYVSGFPQKVSDEFADVQEIPAQGIQCDYCHVAVDVNKMYNNGLVLSPGQGEDDPGIKHGPFDDTEPEFHDAAYSKLHTDSKICGTCHNVKHVAFGTDLETTYTEWEKGPYNSPDPEKHISCQGCHMYQRPGVPATASTPRPENPGSATPDAKQRSHIFTHYFVGANSGLPQMFSDQEKSDMAVARLKHAAQLYLEVEKDNAVRVVVANTGAGHSLPTGLTDMRQVWIEVTLADSDGSIVYQTGVPDENNELPEDTVIFNTIFGDGNGNPVANIAKAKEILSDTRIPVGESVSHLFGLDPVPQSGYTLTARLLYRSMPQKILNQLPGDPLGPLPVVEMAAVSKIF